In Ascaphus truei isolate aAscTru1 chromosome 2, aAscTru1.hap1, whole genome shotgun sequence, the genomic stretch ACCCCAACTCCTTCGCGATCTAGTCTTCTCCCCCTGCTCTTCTCTGGATGCGTGTCCCATCGCAAACCCTAGACCACAGATtgcggctgaaactggtgcacgcaTCGCCAGGCTCTCCGACGcatgcacgcagtgactggggccgtagcctgacTGGTGTTATGCAGATGCACACATAAAATAATATATGTCTTTCTTTATTACACCCAATAACTCCTATATCTTTTGGATTTAGTCTCTTTCCAGCATTTGTGATGATTGAGCTATACCGTTTTCATATTTTTGTTTGTGCActtcaaaaaagaaaaatgaaataaaatgttcttttgttacgaaatatatatatattttttgacaaGATAGGGTTTATATTCCTAATAAAGAGTGCATTTAGGAATCTTAAtaaaggaccaaagtgaactaatgccagtcatttttcacattttcttttatcaatttCTTTATTGCATGTGAACAAAATATAAGGCAGGTGTTGAGAAATATTCACACTATTAACACTTCAATGCTGAATATAAACACCAATAAAGTAATGTATGTCACTTACCAATTAGAAGTACAGCATGAATATCACATTAACTTAACATACCTTCTATATTTAAAAATCTACTTTCTAGAACTTGGTCTGGTTCACACATGTTTTTGCCGGTGACATGTTTAAAAAGATACATCTGGGTCACtggttctttttattttttaacccagATCTGTTACCTATAAGTATTGGTTTTGTAGTTGGTTTATAACATAGTGCTCCGAAACTTGGGAGGGTTTTGATTTTCTTTGGCTGCTCTCTTTTCTTTTCCTGATTTCCGTTTGTTCAGAAGGTGCTTTCGCAGTCAGAGCCCCTTCtcccatttattttttttggctcTCTGGAAAGGACAGGGTGGACCAAGGGTAAAGAAAATACTTGATTGATAAactcttccccattcagaggcccttaAGAAATTCAAATGGtaatttccaaaaaatgaaagcagACAAGTTATTGCTATTAGCATGTTTAGGGAAGCTAATTAGAATGTTACATTTTTCACAAAAGGTATTTTTTTTGGCCAGCTATGTGGATTTTTACCTTTTTTAAAAAGAGACTCATTCACTTTCTATATTTTACGCACCGCCTTATTCTCTGGATTTGTGTATCCATTTTGCTTTGGGTGGTTGGGTATACAGGTCTTGTGCTCATGTTTTGGGTGGGGAATAGAACTTTGTCTGTCATCTGATAAGCACAACATTTGTGAAGTTCTATGTGACatataataataaacattaatatagCATACATTTATTCAAGTGCTAGTATGACAGATTGTTGAACCCCAAGAGGGGTGTGATTTCTTTGTGTATCAAAATGTCATGTGTTTGAACATTAGTACATTTTCATTGTTATGATACTGTCATCTGCAGTCTTTTTACACcacagtgtgtctgagatctGTTCAACGTTTTCAACTGGAATACAAATCTCCatatttttgtgtttgttttaattgtACTTTGTTCTGTGGTCAagtattttctccccccccccccacaccctattACATTTGTATTTCTGGCTGTGCCTTTGAAACTGCTAATAAAGCCCTTTATTAATCTATTGACCTGTCAACACTAGAGGTTATGCTTGTAACATGGGACTGTAGTGCCTTGAGAATATAGATTACTTTAGTTTAATATTACGTGTATGTAGTTTTACTTTGTAACCAAATTACATTCTTCTGCCTGATCATCACAGTTTAGATGGGAGTGGGGGTGTGAGGAAAGAAGGTCCGGGATAGGTAAACTAAACTTCTTACCGAGAATAAAAGCCGAGCTGCATAATCCTAAAAATGGTAGGGGCAATGAAATGGTAATTTTTTGCATAGGGATACAGAGACGCTGCTCATTATTGTTCTTATAGGCTAGGAAAGGTATTGGTACAATTCCATgaccatatacaaatatatgttaTTCTTGTTCCCTCTGTCCTTTACTTATTAggcttattgtattttattttgtggataACCTTAAGTTGTTTTGTATACCTCCACTTTAGCTACCCACACAGAATATGCCTATGGGTCCAGCAGGGATGAATCAGAGTGGCCCTCCGCAAGCACCACGCGCACACAATATGCCTTCAGAAGGGATGGTAGCTGGGGGTCCGTCTGCACCACACATGCAGAACCAGATGAATGGCCAGATACCTGGTAAGATTTTCTCCTCTAAGATATTAACACCAAGGTTGCCTAGCAACCAAAAAGACTTGATGTGCTCAGGGAATACTAGATTGTTGATGACAAAACTGCCTTGAATACCCTGGAGTGCAAGCTCTCACAGTTTGCTAGCTACAGAGCTACGTGACCTGTATTCACTGTTTATCTGTCTGCCCTTGGGCTTTGATGTGGCTGACACACAGCATTGCTGTGATGAACAGAACTGTCTAAATTTAGTCTGTGTGAAACCACATAGTACAGCTGGCTTTCAAAAGCTTTTTGTAGAGATATTGGCCCTTGGCTCAACGAAAAACAAATCCTTTCATAAGGGCAGACATGTTTTACAGTGCATTGtaactctctcactgccaggcccTCTGGATCATATTAGATCTTGGTTAGTAGTGTTGGCTGTAATAAAAACCgatagccaagagttctcaaaCACTTATTTAGCAAACTGACATTTAATAAATGCAGCTCTCAGGATCAGTAGGAGGATgctacctttcagtttcaattatACCATAGAAGGGGCCGGGTGTTCGCAAAATTGTTTGTAAATACTACTTAGCCAGTAACTGACATTTGTAGTCCTGTTGCATTGTTCTAattgttggtttatatttttcTGTAGCCTTAACTTGTAATCCTACTCCTATTTgatcttgttttttgttttgtaccTTTTCTAACACTAGCTTAACTTGCAAACCTAATTTGTTCCATATTTGTTCAACTGAGTTACTTCAATAGAAGTATCTACTTCCAATCAGACTTTTCAATGCTAATGTTTATATTTCTTAACTATTACTTTCTCTGTTCATCAATTCCTCCTCAACATTATGATATTTAAGGGCAAGGTTGACGGATGGTCAGTAAATATTCTAAATTTTGGACAGGATAACACTAGCTGGGATTCACTACATGTGctgcaatctgatttttcaaaggTCGAAAACTGGATAACTCAAAACAGTAACTGGCACTTGTGATTTAGGCCCcactcacacagcacactacacGATGTGCGAGCGCGCGGTCGTCACAGATGCCTggtggccaatggtagtgttcagtattgaaactaccattggctgcaaagtacgacgtcgacgctgctgcagtcgcgggagtaTTTTCAATCGGTGATCTCCGactgcagcagcgtgacgtcaatttcagcagccaatcaatgtccagacgtttacattgattggctgctgaaattgagacTCGACAGTGAAGACGGGGGGCGTCCAGCCCAGCGCAGCCTCGGATGGAATCATGTATACACATGACTTGTCAGTACACCGGATTGCTGTTTTATTATATCCTCCCGTGCTAAAGGGAGCTCCAGCACAGtgctgaggaaaaacaaaaaaacaaaacaccatcCATTTGCTCTGCGCCTGTGACACTGCGCCTCCGCCCGCCCGCTCTGTCGAATCAttacgtctgctggggatgatcacgcatcgcccagcagacggaggcgcgtGAACGCAGCGTcctgaagccccctgtgtgaacgcGGCCTAAGGCTAAATGTCTAAAGTTTCCCATGGCAGAGCTACTGATTAGAGCCAACTTTAACTCTACTCTTATCTCAGTTACTAGCTTTAAGTATTTGGATATGTGGCTTGGCTCCCAcctaacatttgggttgcatattgacAAACTGACATCCAAAATATATTCTGAAATTTGCGTACTCGACAGAAATAAATCCAGCTTGAGCCcattggtcagaaagcgtatttcacagcagatgctaatgccaactattgactatggagatataGTGTATAGTACAGCACCCCATATTCAACTCAGCAAACTTGACATTCTTTAAAATCAATATGCTGTTTTATCTTGCTATGTAACTTAAAAACCCATCATTGTGATATGTTAATTTCATTTGGTTGCCTGTTCCTTGTGTCCAGACACAACTtgcatctttcctgtcttgccttcaaatattttctgggaGTTACCCAATTATCTGAGCAAGCTCATGTCCCCTACTGTAAACAGCCTCCAGAAACCTGCTTATGGCTCCAAAGTTCACTAAAGAATCTTGTTGCTCTTCCATCTTGTAGCGATCACCccacttctggaacaatttaccCGAGTATCTCAAATCCGCATCCTGTCTAAGTTCCTTCAAGACTTTGATTGTTTCGtactttaaacatgtttgtagctgtaacttgtaatgttgtcaactttattttgtgcccaggacatacttccaAACAAGAGGTAACTAACTCTCCATGTATTTTTCCTGAtgataaaatatttgataaagtgTCACAACTGTGATCCCATGTTAcctgctattgacttgaatggcagtttatGCAGGCTTGCGGTGTGATAACCTGTATCACACCGTGGTAAATCTCCCCCATTGTTTGACACTCTGTAGACAATTTGCTCTCAATAAGCCTTGGTTCTATTATGTTGGGGAACGGGTCCATTCGGCATAAATGAGCTTGAggtttgctttttttccccccaacaaAATTGTGATAATTCCATATTTGCCGGACTCCACATCAACTCTGTAATACATATGCAGTTCAGTCTTTCCTTATTGCTTACTATATTATCCAAAGATGCTAACATGCTATGAAAATACAAACTTTGGAATTACATGGCTGATTGACGTGCAAATGTTTTCCAggaacaattgtttttttttaccgcGTGGCCCACTTGATCCAATCTTTTATCTGCCTCTTGACTCATTTTCTGCCTCTTGAAATCTCATTTTATATTCAAACCTGGTATTGTTATTCTCGCAAAGAAATCCTTTATTCTTCAAGTCCCATATATGgggcatttttttcttttcaaataACACTTACTTTGAAATGAATCTTTCAGAGAAAACGGAGTTTCTACTTTTTTGATGTTATTGGTTAATTCTTATTCTATTTGGTAATTATTTGCCCTTGTATCTCTTGCTAATGATGTCATCATATTTgggtgaaataaaataaaggtagAATGTTTTACAAACAGTCTTTTTAGGTAAagattgcaacaacaaaaaaccacATAGGTTAAAGGATTTTGGGAATAGCAATGAACATCAATGCAGCTCATTCTTCCACTCCTGTGGTACCACCAATGCAAGATGGCCGCTTTGAGACAAGAATGAAGTTAGCAGAATAGACATCTCAAACACATAACTGTCATTTTGTGTTGCTTCTGTAATTTTTTTCTCCAGTTATGCTTTTTTATTTACTCTGGTGTAGCTAGAACTAAGCAAAAATACATGAATTACCATGTTGACAGTCATAATTTCCCATTCTGATGCTGTTTGACCACTATTCATTCTCCTACGCAGCTGCAGTGTTATTGACTAGTCACAGTCCATCAGTGTGGAGGGATTTTGTTACACTGGAGCTGTTACAAAACATAATTTTATATTTTGTCGTGacttcttttgtttctttttagGACCAAACCATATGCCTTTGCAAGGACCAGGACCTAATCAACACAGCATGTCAAACAGTTCAATGACTATGCCTTCTACTAACCACGGCTCTATGGGTGGCTATAACCATGCAGTGCCATCCTCGCAGAATATGCCAGTCCAGAATCAGATCGCCATGAGTCAAGGACAACCAATGGGCAACTATGGTCCTCGGCCTAACATTAACATGCAACCAAATCAAGGTAACTTAATGTCTGTTTATCTGAATATAAGAACACTTGGAAAAAGGAAACTCCTGTTCTAAAGATGCCTCAATGCTTATTCATTAACTGTAGCTAATGTACATGACAGTTTCTTTAACCCTGTACACGCTTTAAAAGGATCAGAAATgcactgagatttattccctatTCTCCGGACTTTTTTGCTTCTCCTTTTTACATCGTAAATCTGCCATTTTTTTCTTCCGCCCTTAAAAGTGTCATTAAGAAGAGGAGGGAGAATGTTTAGTTTGTATTCCCAGTAGAAAGACATTAGGAAGAGTATCTTAATCCTTAAGCACTTTCAGACATCACAAATCAAACGTATAATCAGAAAATACCCATGttaatttacttttttttgtcattttaatTTTGAGAACATTTTAAAATGGGATTAGCCTCGTTTCTTGATCTATGATCACTTTAGAATAAGATCCAGCTGATTTTGTGCAGGTCCAATGATCCACCAGCAGCCTCCTTCACAGCAATACAACATGCCTCAGAGTGGTGGGCAGCATTACCAGGGACAGCAGCCACCGATGGGAATGATGGGCCAAGTTAACCAAGGGAATCATTTGATTGCTCAAAGACAAATTCCTCCATACAGACCACCACAACAAGGTAAGACAATTATTAGAAGTCTCAAGCAACCATTCTTTAAGGGTTTATGACCACGAAAAAAAagcgtttttttttatataaataggaaccccccaaaaaatacatcATATGCTAATGAAGAGGTGCCAGTGCCTGAGGGAGATCCCCAATACTCCTATAGATAATGTAGCAAATGGCAAAAATATATTGCACTCTCCAAATGTGTCAAATATGTATTGAAATTATGCATTTAACAAAAAATTATTACGGATAGTATATAGTAAATATACAAAAAGGACAGTGTGACATCCTACTAATAGAGCAAAGGCGGTGGCATAATGTTTCAGGCGTACCAACCGCTTAATCAGATACCGCCCCAGCACAAAAAAATACCAAGTAAAAAATATTGTTGACTTTTTAAAAATAGATTTCTGCTATGGATCCATTTTTGTACTTGCGGGTGCAGCGACAACAGAATTGCAGTCTTCCAGCAATACAGAGAAAGCCAGTCCAAAAGTAAAAGCCGTAATACATCGCAGATGCAAAGTGACGAAAAGGGAATGGGGAaagctttttttaaaatttatagtAGGCTTATAAACCATGCCGTTGAGTGGTTCAGTTCCATGACCTTCTCTAACTCAGTCGATTGCTGCTTTTTTCAGCAACTGAACCCAGTTCCTTCTTTCAAGCATTTGTTGAATTTGATGCTTAAAATAAAAAGTGGAGGATTCAGAAATGTGTTTTAGAAAAAGCAGTAAAGAAAGCTAAAGGACAGCTGGTATAAAGCCCCCTGCGGCTCACAGCTCTCAGCAGCAGGTTTCTCCTGTGCAGGCATTGCAGAGAGGATATGGTTATCTCACTTTTTATACCCTTCCCAACTCAACCCTGAGTATTTGATATTGTCAGAAAAGGGCATAAACTGACTATTATGCAGTGGTTGTCCTTCAATTCTCCGTCCGGAGCAAAAATAATCTAGTATTGCCCTCTACGGTTTGCGAGCTATTGTTTAAACAAAGCACAATTTGAAGAAAAAGTACCAGAATTTCAGGCCCCATCACCCTTTATCAAGGTAAATAATAAGAATTAGTTGGTCATTACTCTTTTTACTACCACCACAAATTTGGTTGCATAATTTACATGAAGAAAAAAACGTATTTAAATTGGCATAAAGAAGATATTAGAGAACGCCACAGCATTAGTGGCATTCTAATTGACAGTAAACTTTTTCTAATTTTGCCGATAACgctaaaacaaaaatataaaccTGAAGTAAACATTTGTTGACATAAATGTTTTGCAAAGTCTAATTTGATACATGCCCCACTTTACATTCAGTGTAATATGATTCCAGACTCGATCAGAAATGGCATTGAGTAAAGCAAAGGTCACATTAAGGCAGGTTTAAGTGTCTTCGACACCTATATCTTGCCAGGGACCCCTATAAATTAGCCCAACACATTTGTACGCATGGGGCTAATTTCGGTGTAGAAAGGACAGATCCTGAACTTGCACCCCCCATGGAGGCTGAGCTGACAGTCACTACTCTACTCATATTGCCCCTCACAATGCATTGAGCAGCAGCGCATTTTAGGGTGCAATCATGTGAGCAGAGTGGTGACTGTCATCTTGGTCTACATGGGGGGTACAAGCTCACGGTCTCTACTGCGGTGGAGCCTcaagcgtttgtgtgtgtgtgtgtgtgtgtgtgcgtccgttcgtgtgtgtgtgtatattacacactcCTCTTGGAATGAAAAATACGCCAAAAAAATTTAGAGCAGTATTTTTACTCCCTATGCAAAAACCTAGCGCAACCTCTGGAGTGAAGAATAGAAAAGTGTACTTTTTTTGATTGGTTGTGGTTTTTCAGGTCCACCCCAGCAGTACTCTGGCCAAGAAGAATATTATGGTGATCAATACAGTCATGGTGGGCAAGGTCCTCCAGAAGGCATGAATCAGCAATACTACCCAGATGGTAATTTCTTACATTTAATACTTCAGTTTTATTTTCTTGTATCACGCAAATTGCGTGGAAAAAAAAGAAAGTCCATGTCCACTTCAAGAC encodes the following:
- the SS18 gene encoding protein SSXT isoform X1, whose translation is MSVAFAAPRQRGKGEITPAAIQKMLDENNHLIQCIMDYQNKGKASECSQYQQMLHTNLVYLATIADSNQNMQSLLPALPTQNMPMGPAGMNQSGPPQAPRAHNMPSEGMVAGGPSAPHMQNQMNGQIPGPNHMPLQGPGPNQHSMSNSSMTMPSTNHGSMGGYNHAVPSSQNMPVQNQIAMSQGQPMGNYGPRPNINMQPNQGPMIHQQPPSQQYNMPQSGGQHYQGQQPPMGMMGQVNQGNHLIAQRQIPPYRPPQQGPPQQYSGQEEYYGDQYSHGGQGPPEGMNQQYYPDGHNDYGYQQPSYPEQGYDRPYEDSSQHYYEGGNSQYGQQQETYQGPPQQQGYPPQQQQYTGQQQGYPGQQQAYVPSQGAPGPQYPNYPQGQGQQYVGYRPTQPGPPQPQQQRPYGYDQGQYGNYQQ
- the SS18 gene encoding protein SSXT isoform X2, encoding MSVAFAAPRQRGKGEITPAAIQKMLDENNHLIQCIMDYQNKGKASECSQYQQMLHTNLVYLATIADSNQNMQSLLPALPTQNMPMGPAGMNQSGPPQAPRAHNMPSEGMVAGGPSAPHMQNQMNGQIPGPNHMPLQGPGPNQHSMSNSSMTMPSTNHGSMGGYNHAVPSSQNMPVQNQIAMSQGQPMGNYGPRPNINMQPNQGPMIHQQPPSQQYNMPQSGGQHYQGQQPPMGMMGQVNQGNHLIAQRQIPPYRPPQQGPPQQYSGQEEYYGDQYSHGGQGPPEGMNQQYYPDGNSQYGQQQETYQGPPQQQGYPPQQQQYTGQQQGYPGQQQAYVPSQGAPGPQYPNYPQGQGQQYVGYRPTQPGPPQPQQQRPYGYDQGQYGNYQQ
- the SS18 gene encoding protein SSXT isoform X4 yields the protein MSVAFAAPRQRGKGEITPAAIQKMLDENNHLIQCIMDYQNKGKASECSQYQQMLHTNLVYLATIADSNQNMQSLLPALPTQNMPMGPAGMNQSGPPQAPRAHNMPSEGMVAGGPSAPHMQNQMNGQIPGPNHMPLQGPGPNQHSMSNSSMTMPSTNHGSMGGYNHAVPSSQNMPVQNQIAMSQGQPMGNYGPRPNINMQPNQGPMIHQQPPSQQYNMPQSGGQHYQGQQPPMGMMGQVNQGNHLIAQRQIPPYRPPQQGNSQYGQQQETYQGPPQQQGYPPQQQQYTGQQQGYPGQQQAYVPSQGAPGPQYPNYPQGQGQQYVGYRPTQPGPPQPQQQRPYGYDQGQYGNYQQ